The DNA region GGCCCGCCGCCGCCAGAACGATCGAGCCGCCGCAGACGCTGGTGACATATTTCGCTCGCTGCCCACGGTCGGCCAGGAAGCGGAGCACCTCGGCGTCGCGCATGATGTCGAAGGCACCGCCCGGCACGAAGAGCACGTCCAGATCTTCCGGGCAATCGCGCAGGGTCGAAGTCGCCTTCATGACAATGCCGCTGTCCGTCTCGAGCAGGTCGGTGTTTTTCCACACCACGTGCACGTTGCACGACGGGGCGAGAACCGTATGTGGACCGATCAGGTCGAGGACAGTGACTCCCGGATAAAGGAGCATCGCCACCTCCGGCTTGCGCCCTCCATGCAGGGGCGGAAGTTTGAATTTTGCCTCCTGCAAGGCACCGTCGTCCGCGGCGGCACGGTGGGCTCCGCCCGCCATGGCTGCGGCGCCAGCAGCGGCGGCTGCGGCGGCAACGAAGCGTCTGCGGTTGATGGTGGTGATCTCGGTATTGACCTCAGGGTTGTGGGTCTCCATGGCCGTCTCCTCGGGGTTGATGTCGAGGGCCGGGTCCGTCGCCCGACCGCACGGCTAGTGTCGTTGACATTGCCGGTGGCGTAAATGACAATGTTCCGACAGATTCGGCCATTCTCCGCAGCCGTCCACCGAAAGGAAGCGATCCATGGGCCTTAAGCTCGAGACTCCGATATCGGGCACTCCCAGACGCATCGTATTTCTCGCGTTTCCGCAAGTCGCCCTGCTCGATCTGACGGGGCCGTGGGAGGTCTTCTCGCTCGCCAATACGCTCGCCGGCGCTGAGCCGTCGCCCTACACCTTGGAGCTGGTGAGCGCCGGCAAATCCAAGACGATCCACTCCTTCGGCGGCATCTCGATGGAAGGCCACCGAACGGCGAAGAGCTGTCGCGGTGCGATCGATACGATGGTGGTTCCGGCCGCCGATCCAGAGCTTTGGCGCAGCGGGTCGCCTGCGGAGTCTTTGAAGATCCTGCGTCGCTTGGCGGCGCGGTCACGCCGGGTGGTGTCGATCTGCGCTGGGGCCTTCTTGCTGGCGGACGCCGGACTCTTGGACGGCAAGAAGGCCACGACGCACTGGCGCGGAGCCAAGGAGCTCTCGACGCGCTTTCCGAAGGTGGATGTCCAGGCTGACTCGATCTTCGTCAAGGACGGAAACGTCTACACCTCCGCCGGCGTCACCGCCGGCATCGACCTCGCGCTGGCCCTCGTGGAGGAAGATCTGGGGCGGGCGCTGGCACTCGACTGCGCGCGGCATCTCGTGGTCTTCATGCGTCGTCCGGGCGGCCAGTCCCAGTTCAGCACCACATTGGCGGCGCAGCAGGTGGAGCGAAACTCGATCAACGAGCTGATCGCGTGGGCTGCGGATAATCCGTCGAGCGATCTCTCCGTCGAGTCGATGGCCGAGCGGGTCCACATGAGCCTGCGCAACTTCTCGCGGGT from Acidobacteriota bacterium includes:
- a CDS encoding DJ-1/PfpI family protein, yielding METHNPEVNTEITTINRRRFVAAAAAAAGAAAMAGGAHRAAADDGALQEAKFKLPPLHGGRKPEVAMLLYPGVTVLDLIGPHTVLAPSCNVHVVWKNTDLLETDSGIVMKATSTLRDCPEDLDVLFVPGGAFDIMRDAEVLRFLADRGQRAKYVTSVCGGSIVLAAAGLLQGYRATSHWSAREALSLFGATPVAARVVTDRNRISGGGVTAGIDFGLVLLAELLGEDVAKMTQLALEYDPAPPFDAGTPEKAGPEILTKMQRWLGPASDTLMPMCAAAAEDMGEYTSVSRQ
- a CDS encoding GlxA family transcriptional regulator, translated to MGLKLETPISGTPRRIVFLAFPQVALLDLTGPWEVFSLANTLAGAEPSPYTLELVSAGKSKTIHSFGGISMEGHRTAKSCRGAIDTMVVPAADPELWRSGSPAESLKILRRLAARSRRVVSICAGAFLLADAGLLDGKKATTHWRGAKELSTRFPKVDVQADSIFVKDGNVYTSAGVTAGIDLALALVEEDLGRALALDCARHLVVFMRRPGGQSQFSTTLAAQQVERNSINELIAWAADNPSSDLSVESMAERVHMSLRNFSRVFRREVGETPAAYVEKVRVEAARRRLEESDHSLDAVAASCGFGSADSMRRSFHRVVKIAPSDYRRRFCQP